DNA from Planctomycetaceae bacterium:
TTTTCGGCAGTCTCAAGCGATGCAAGGAACGGGAATTTCTTTTTGTGTCTTGCTTTAATTTTGTCAAACACAACGTTTCTTGTATCTCTGTATGCCGGAATTATCTGGAACGTGTCGGTAACAAGCTCATTGGTCGGATAGAACGGCACATCGATGTTCGTATTGTTTGTCATCGTTAGAATCACATACCAGAACCTTTGCGGTTTTCTTTCGCCGGGGATTTTTACGGTAATCTGCTGCGGCTGATTGTAAACGACGTTCAGCGTCCACTGGTTTGCGCCGGGTACGATTGCCGGTGCAGGTGCGCAAAAGCCGGTTAATGATGTGAAAAGTATGATTGCCGCTATGCTGAAAAATAATTTATGTTTCATTTTATTGCCTTTAGATAATCAACAAAACTCTATTTTAGCCTAAATAGCCTATTTTTTCAATGCTTTTCTATGACAAAATCCGGCCAATTCGCATTTTGGACAGTAATTGTTCTGTTTGCCCGTGCAATTTTCAAGGATTCCGATTCTGCACAGTGCAAAATCGTATTTTACGGGGTCGTCAGGTGAGATTTCAGCGAATTTTCCGGTTATTTCAATCGCGGTCTTGAGATTGTACGTCTTTTTATTGTGCAGACCAACGATTTTGCTCAAACGACCCATGTGGACATCGACGGGTACGACTAATTTGGATTTATCGATTTTTTTCCACAGGCCTACGTCAACTTCATCACTTCTGACCATCCAGCGGAGGAAAAGGAATAATCTTTTGCACGTTCCGCCATTGGCAGGGTCGGAAAGCAGGAATTTTAACCCCCGGCTCTTGTCTGTGCAGTTCAATGTGCTGATGAATTTGGCCGCGGCTGGGACGATATTAACATCCGATTGGCGGTATCCGTCTAAAAACAAGCCTTCGAGGCTGCCGAAGCGATTTATGACCCTTTTCAGGTTTTCAAGAAGTATTACAATATCGTTGCTGGTATTAAACCGATATTTGAGCGGAGCGAACAGTTTTTTGTCTTTTGCGGAAAAATTTTTGATAAATTCAGCAGGACTATTGCCCATTTTCCCCAACAGATTTGTCAGGAATTTTGCAATCTGCTCGACCGCACCATACGCGAACATCGCTGCCAAAAAGCCCGCAATCTCCATATCCGATTTGCTTTTGTATCGATAGATGAACTGCAGGGGGTCGGGCGGGATAAATTGCCTGTGATTGTACTTTTCGTACAGGCCTTCGAGTAGAGTTTTAAGTTCCGGAGTCATAATTTAGATAACATATACCAAAAGGCATACCCTGAATACAAGTTTATTGTTCTTGACAGGTCGGTTTTGCCGAAATAGTATTACTCAAACTATGATAATAGATTGCCATACACATTTAAGTTGTATAAGCGGGCAGATAAGCCCTGAAGACCATTTTGCCAGTTCCGGGCAGGCTGACGGGTGTTTTGTGCTTGCCAGTCCTGAAGAATCAAACAAGGGCGCTAATAAAGTCGTCAGCGATTATATTCTGCGGCATACAGATAAAATGTATGGTTTCGCAGTCGTTAATCCTGTAACCGACGACATCAGCAAAAAATACTGGTCGGCCATGAAGAGCGAAATGGGATTCAAAGGCACGGTGCTTTATTGCAGCGGGCAGGGATTTCATCCGGCACATAGTTTGGCGATGCAGTTTTATGAAGTCGCAGAGGAATTGAAATTGCCGGTGTTCTTTCATAATGCTCCGCCATATCACGAAGATGCGGTGCTTGAATACGCTCGGCCTTCGCAGCTCGATGAAATCGCACGCAATTTTAAAGACCTTAATATTATAATCGGCTCAATGGGGCAGCCGTTTACGAGTGAAACGATGTGTATGCTCGGCAAACACGAAAATGTTTTCGGCGATTTGACAATCAATCCGCAGAAAGTCTGGGGAGTTTATAATCTGGTTCTTGCTGCCAATGAAGCGGATGTTTTGGGGAAATTAATCTTCGGCAGCGGACTGCCGTTTGGTAAGCCGCAAAGCTGCATTGAAACGCTGCTTGGATTTAATAAACTTCTTGCCGATACAAATCTTCCGACGGTGCCGCGTGAAAAGATTCGCGAAATAATCGAACGCGATGTTCTTGCACTTTTCGGCTTCGGCAGCAAATAGGACTCTTCGAATGGGCAAGGAACGCTGGTCGAGCAAACTCGGAATAATTCTTGCGGTGGCCGGCAGTGCAATCGGCCTTGGCAATTTTCTCCGCTTTCCAGTTCAGGCCGCGAACAACGGCGGCGGGGCGTTTATGATTCCATATTTCGTCGCGTTGCTGCTGGTTGGACTGCCTTTGATGTGGATTGAGTGGACTATCGGCAGGTTCGGCGGCGGTTTCGGACACAGCACTGCGCCGGGAATTTTTCACACACTCTGGAACAAAAATAAATTCATCAAATATTTCGGCGTCATCGGCATCTTTGGACCAATTATAATTTTTGTTTACTATATTTATATTGAGTCCTGGCTGCTCGGATACAGCGTTTTTGCTATTATCGGTAAATATAACTCCTGCACAAATTCGGAGGCAATGGCTTTGTTTTTGCAGGCTTATCAGGGGCTTGTAAAGAACGAACATTTTTCGAGTATTGCCCCGGCATATTTATTTTTCATTGTAACTTTCGCACTTAACGTTGGCATTATATGTCTTGGCATCAGTAAGGGCATCGAAAAAGTTTGTGAATTTGCGCTGCCGGTGCTGTTTGTTTTCGCGATTATTCTTCTTGTAAGAGTTTTGACGCTCGGTACGCCTGACGCTTCAAAGCCTGAAAATAATGTAATTAACGGGCTTGGGTTTATGTGGAATCCGGACTGGTCTGCGCTCAAAAGCGCGAAGGTCTGGGTCGCGGCGACGGGACAAATTTTTTATACGCTAAGCGTCGGCATCGGCGTGATTATAACTTACGCCAGTTATCTTAAAAAGCAGGACGATGTCGCGCTGTCGGGTTTAGGCGCTGCGGCGACAAACGAATTTGCGGAAGTTATTTTCGGCGGCAGTATCGTAATTACCGCGGCGTTCGTTTTCTTCGGCGCATCGGGTGCGAAAGAAATCGCAGCCAGCGGAGCGTTCAATCTTGGCTTTATAACGATGCCGCTTGTGTTGCAGAAAGTAGCGTTCGGAAATATCTTCGGCTTTATGTGGTTTATGCTTTTGTTTATCGCGGGTATCACTTCTTCGATTTCGCTTGCGCAGCCGGCGGTTGCGTTTCTCGAAGACGAATTTAATTTTACAAAGAAAAAGGCCAGCGGTGTTTTCGCAATCGTAACTTTTGTTTTGTGTCAGCCGGTGATTTTCTTTTTGGGCAGGGGTGTGCTCGACGAACTTGATTTCTGGAGCGTGAGCGTTTGTCTGATTGTGTTCGCGACGGTCGAGGCGATTCTTTTCGCGTGGGTGTTCGGAATGGAAAAGGCGTGGACGGAACTGCACGTCGGGTCGGATATAAGAATTCCGCGAATCTACCGTTTCATTATTAAATATGTTACGCCGATGTTTCTGCTGGGAATGCTGGGGTTCTGGTTCTGGCAGGATTGGCGAGGCATTATCTTAATGAAAAATGTTCCGGCGGAAAATAAGCCTTATATTCTGGCGACGCGAATAGGACTGCTGGTTTTCTTCATGGTGCTTGTTTATCTGGTGTTCCACTCGTGGAGCAAACGACAGAAGAATGGGATGGTGAACGATGCGAATTGATGGCTGGATATTTATGATTGCAAGCTGGCTGATTATTATCGGCTTGTTTGCGTTTACGCTGACAAAAATTCTGCGGGATAAAAACAAGGGCGCATAAAAAAACCGGCGAAAGATTCCGCCGGTTTTGTCGTTACTATCAACTATCAACCAATAACTAACAACTATTTAAAGCCTTTCGGCTGATTTATCTTATACTTCTCAAGGCAGGCCTTTTCAAGGTCAACGCCGTTGATATTCGCCAGCGTACAAAGCCATGCAACAATGTCGGCGAACTCTTCTTCCCTTTCTTTAAGCGTTGTCTTTTCGTCGGCAAGGGCAGTAGCCAACTCGCCAACCTCTTCGACAAACCACATAAAGGTCTTAGGAGTACCACGTTCACTATCTCGCTGCTGGTATCTGTCAGCTATTAGCTGTTGAAAAGCCCTGATATCCATTCGTTGCTAACAGGCAAACTTACTCGGCCAATACTTCGCCAAGTTTTGCAGCGCTGAAGATCTCTCTGACTTTTTCAGTAGCGTTTCTGCAAACCTTTTCCATCTTAAGGCTGAACGGCTCATTGTTTGTCTGCTCTGCTAATTGCAGATGACTGAACAACGGTCCATCGACAGCTTCGATGATTTCCAGCAAAGTGATGTTTTCAGCCGGTCTTGCGAGGAAGAAACCGCCGCGAGGACCTCTCTTGCTGCGAAGGACGTTTGCCCTAACCAGCTGCTGAAGAATTTTCAAAAGATATTCCAGCGGTATGTTATACTGCTTCGAAATCCTTGATGCCAATACAGCGCCTTCCTTGTAATATTGTGCAATATAACCTACTGCTACCAATGCGTAACCTGTTGACCTGCTAATCTTCATTTTTTTTGCCTCCAAAAAAAGAGATTTGTATATTTATTAACTTTATGAGACCTAAAAAGACATATTTAGGTATCTTTACTATAATACTATAATTATAGAGTGAAAGTTCAAAGTTTCCCTGGATATTTTTTAAGTCCTTATTTGACAAGTAGTTGCGAATATATGAAAAAGCCGTATAAGACTGCTGAAAACCCAATAAAACAAGGAAACCAATAAAAACGGTAAATAAACCGGCTTTCTTGTACCAAAAAAGTTTAATCCTTTCAAGAGTTTTTTTTGAAGAAATATAAATATTCTGATACCACAGGCATTTTTTAATATCGCTTTGAACGGTTTGCAAATCATTATGCCAGCTTCGCTAAGCCGCGAATCAAGACCGCAGTTATTTAAGGCCGTTTGTATAACCTCAAAATTTGGGAAACCGGCTGTCTTTGCTTGACTTTTGAATGTTTTTTGCCTACGATTAGTTAACTGACATTTTTTTGGAGTAACAAGTGTTATGGAAGATGTAAAACCTCGCATAAGTATTTACTACGCACAGGACGCGACTGTTATTACCATCACCGATGAGAAAATCCTCGAAGATGAAGACGTCAAGGCGCTTGAGGAATCAATAATACCGCTGGTCGATGGGCCTGTAACGCTTATAATCGACTTCAGCAATGTTCGCTTCCTTTCCAGTGCAGTGCTCGGTCTTTTAATCCGAGTAAGCAAAAAAGCGACAGAGCAAAAAGGCAAATTGCGACTCTGCGGCATCGGCGCACGCATTTTTGAAATCTTCAAAATAACCAGACTCGATGAAATATTCGATATCTACGAAGACGCGAAAAAAGCGATGAGCAGTCTGAAATAATCGTCCAGCCTCAACGGCTGATAATGACATCTTTTGTTTTTGTCGATAACCATATATCTATGTCATTAAAAACCAGTAGTCATGAAAAAATCGTTCTAAAAGGCATAATGTCAGAGCTTCGCCGGACATGCTCCCAAATCCTCTGCAGTGCCAAACAGCTTGGTTATTCGGACGATGATACTTTCGCTGTTCATCTGTCGCTGGAAGAAGCGGTCGTTAATGCCGTTAAACACGGCAACAGAGCCGATTGCAGTAAGAACGTTACAATAGAGTATGACATTACGCCTGAAAAAATCCGTATTACCGTTACGGACGAGGGCGGGGGCTTTGAACCCGGCGATGTCGCCGACCCAAGAGCCGGCGAAAATATATACAAGACAGGGGGAAGGGGTGTATTACTGATAAAGTCCTATATGGATTCGATTGAATACAACCAAAGCGGCAATTCCATCACTATGACGAAAATAAACGGCAAACTTCCAAAACAAGGGGAAATAAGGTAAAGCGATTTGTGGGTTGTGCCGATGTCAGCTTATAACAATTTTTTTCAGGTGGAGCACTTTAGTGTTTAAAAAAATATTGATATTCATAGTGGCGGCCTATGTGCCGACGATAACGGTAATGTTTGCAGGCTGTGCGGAAGAAGATTCCTATACCCCGCAAATCACCGGTTCTGTTCCTACATTGAGACACGATTATTCAAGTTATAGAAGGTCTTACAGCACATACAAACCTTCAACCACGACAAAAACTTACAGCAGTCCTTACAAGGTGGAAAGCGGCAAGAGCGATAAATCAACAGCGTCTTCGCCCTGGGCACCACCTTCCAATGTAGAGAGAAGCTGGAAAGCAATAGTCATTCATCACTCGGCGACAGACACAGGTAATGTCGCGTCAATAGATGACTATCATCGCAATAACAACGGCTGGGATGGAATTGGATATGATTTCATTATCGGTAACGGCTCGGGCTGCGGCAACGGTGAAGTTGATTCGACTTTCCGCTGGACAGGGCAGAAGACCGGCGCTCACTGCAAAACAGATTCATCCAACTGGGCAAACGAAAAAGCTATCGGAATTTGTCTGATTGGCAACTTCAATAAAACAAGACCGTCAAGCAGTCAAATGTCTTCACTTTTAAAACTCGTGCGATTCCTCGCAAAACGATATGATGTGCCGGCAAGCCGAATTTATGGCCATAATACTACGCCGGGCCATAGCACAAAAACAGAGTGTCCGGGCAAAAACTTCTCGATGAGCTACTTAAAAGCAAATCTGTAATAAAATATTTCTATACGACCTTGTGAAAGGGGCGACTTAAAAAATCGCCCTTTTTTATTATGTCATTTCCAAATATAAAGCATTGACTTGCGTTGTTTTTTGACTTAAAAGGTAACGGTTATTTATTTTTTAAGGGAAAAATGATGAAAGCCAAATCGTTATTTTGCATCTCAATTCTGTTCGCAATCCTGTCAATCAATGTTTCCACATATTCTGCCGCAGAACCAGGCGAAATAAAAATTCAGGCAGTCGATAGTCCCAACGATTTTCACTTTGCAATAATGGGCGACAGGAATGGCGGAGAAGAAAAAAGTGTGTTCGCACAGGTAATAAATAAAGTAAATCTAATGTGTCCGGCCTTTGTTGTCAGCGTCGGCGATAATATTCAGGGTTACAACGAGGACCCCAATAAAATATATAAAATGTGGGATGAATACGATTCGCTTATCAAAAAGCTCAACGTGCCTTTCTTAAAAGTTGCCGGCAATCACGATATAACAAACGATATGGCTGCTGAAATTTATCAGAAACGTTTCGGCCGCGCATACTATTACTCAATTTATAAAAATGTTCTGTTCCTGTTCCTTAATACCGATGACCCGTCTGCGAAAATGGACCCGCAGATTTCAAAAGAACTGAACGAAGAAAAACAGCAGTTAAAAGAAATGGGCAAGACGCAGGGGATTACGCCGCAGGGTCTGATGAAACTGCAGCAGTATAAAGACAAGCATCGCAACTTGAGCGGTGCGAAAATATCAGACGCTCAATTCGATTTCTTTAACAAAGTATTGGCCGACAATAACAATGTCCGCTGGACGTTTGTGGCAATGCACAAGCCTGTGTGGAAGCAGACCCAGCCGCCGGCGAACTGGGTCAAGCTCGAAGGCATCCTGAAGAAAAGACAGCATACTGTTATCGCGGGACACGAGCATATCAACTCGTATTATCGGCGGAACAACTCGGACTACATTGTGATGAGTACTTCAGGTGCAGGCCGGCCGCCAAAATCGCTGCCCGGCGTTTATCATCATATACTGTGGGTAACGATGAGCGGCGAAGAGCCGAGTATCGCAAATTTAATGGCTGACGGCATTTTAGAAAAATCCGATATCAAGCCGTTGACAGACGTTAATAGTATGGATGTTAAAAAAATGATAGAAGAATACGAGGGCGGCAAGTAAAAATCAAAATTGCTGATTCGGCCTAATGGCCGAGGAAATTTAATGAAATAATGTTTGCAGTTATTTTCCTGGATTGTAAATTTTACCGCCGAGTGTGGAATACGTTTTCAGAACTGCGGCGGCCTGGTTGCGCAGGACATCACATTGGACGGCGATGCTTCGCTTTTGAAGCTCCTCAATCCAGTTCTTTAATTTTGGCCCTTCATCGAAACCAATACTTCTGGCGTCATGGTCGCTCGCGCCGCAAATTAGAGAACTAATTCCTGACCATGGTATCGCACCATAACACATAGCGCACGGTTCGGTTGACGCGACGAGTTCATATTTTAATTTTCCGCCGTTGCTTAAATCGAAACGATTTAATATTTTTTGAGCCAGTACCAGTGCGACCATTTCAGCGTGTAAAATCGAACAATTCGCCGATTCAACAAGATTAACGCCGGGGGCGATGAGTGTGCCTTTGTCATCGAAAACGGCAGCGGCAAACGGGCCGCCGGTTTTCTCTTTTATGTTCCGCTCGGATAGTTCAATTACAAGTTTCATTCTGTCTTTCATATTCGGCAGGATGATTTTTTCACCGGCGAAATAATTCATAAGCCAGGACGGAAGCGAAATGTTGAAGTTAGGAATAAACATTTTTATTATTTTGAAACGTATTTTTTTATGTTTCTAAACGCCTGACGGAGACGGTTTTCGTTCTCGACAAGCGCAATTCTTACGTAACCTTCGCCATGTTCACCGAAAGCACGGCCGGGCGACATTACGACATTAGCGTTTTCAAGAAGGTCATTCGCGAAATCAATAGAGCCTTTGCCTTTTAAATGTTCTTCAGCAATTTTTGCCCATACGAACATCGAGGCTCTCGGTTTTTCAACCTGCCAGCCGAGCCGATTCAGGCAATCGCAAACAACATCTCTTCGGAACGCATATTTTTTATTTTGCTCGACGACATCGTTTTCACAGTTTCGCATCGCGATAATTCCGGCGATTTGTGCAGCCTGGAAAATGCCGTAATCGTAATATCCCTTTATCGTTGCCAATGCTTCAATCATTGTCGGATTGCCAACGGCAAAACCCATACGCCAGCCGGCCATATTGAACGCCTTGCTCATCGTAGAAAATTCCACGCCGACGTCTTTTGAGCCCTTGACGGAAAGGAAACTCGGTGCCTTATAACCATCAAAGCAAGTATCGCCGTAAGCGAAATCGTGAATGACGGCGATGTGCAATTTTTTGGCGATGTCCACAACATTTTCGAAATAGCTCAAATCATCGACAGTCATAGCTGTCGGATTGTGCGGGAAATTCAGAATCATCATCTTCGGACGCGGATAAAGTTTTTCACAAACGTCTTTGATGTTTTTCAGAGAATCAGTCGTATTGCCAAGCGGAACGGTAACAACGTTTGCGCCGGCAAGCGCGACGGCGTAAATGTGAATCGGGAATGCAGGGTCGCAGACAATGGCGGTGTCGCCGGGGCCGAGCATCGCAAGGCACAAATGACTGAAGCCTTCCTTGCTGCCGATGCAGGCGAGCACTTCCTTGTTCGGGTCGAGTTCGACGCCGTAATTTTTGGCGTACTTGACCGCGACTTCTTTTCTTAAATTATAAATGCCGCGACTGACAGAGTATCGATGGTTACGCGGGTCCTGTGCGGCTTCGCAAAGTTTATCAACGATAACCTTCGGCGTAGGGTCGGACGGATTGCCCATTCCCAAATCTATAACATCTATCTGCTGCTGTCTCTTTGCCAGCTTGAGCGCGTTAAGTCTGCCGAATAAATAAGGCGGCAGTCTTTTAATTCTTTCTGCCGGTTCAATCTTGAAGTTTGTCATTATATTATTGTCCTAATGCCACAGAGTATTAACTATTACTTTAGCCACAGAACTCACAGAGAACACAGAGATTTATTTTTGTATATATTTTTTCTCTGTGAACTGTGTCTTCTGCGGCTTATTATGTTTTCATCGAATCGAGTTCAATGAATGCTATCGGAACGAAAATAAAGATGGGCAGCCAAGCCCATAATTCAGGCATAACCCTGCCTGCGATGGTAATGTCCGCAGCGAAAACTTTACTTATAAAAGTAAGTATGTAACAAAGCGATGTCAATCCAAAACTTACAAATACCGCGGACTTGAGTCCCTTGGGGTCTCTGCATACCAACAGAGGCAGTGAAATCATAAGCATAATGAAGTTTATTATCGGGTCTGTCAACCGGAAATTTTTCTGCGCGTAAAGTCTTGGCATATCCTTGGGATTCTGTTTGGCAAGCCGCATCAAATCATACGAGCTTAATAAATCCATGTGCGTCGATTGCCGGCGGACTGGAATGTCTTTTGGAACCAAATCGCTGGGGCAGGATTGTATCGGCTGATTAGATTTGTCCGACGGTTTGTCCGATATTGTCAGCAGCATTCCGTTTTTCAGAATCCATTCTTTCGCTTTCTCGTTATAACTCGCCGAATCAGCTTTTATAATTCCCGTAACATCCCAGAGCAGCGTGCCCTTTTCTTTTTGCTTTCGCGTAATAATTGTGGGATTAAGGATTGTTTCTTCGGTGACATTATACTGCGGTGAACAGAATAAATTGCCATGACTGTCGTTAAGGAACCACATATCATAATACAACTCTTTGGTGGATGAGTCGTGCGAACGGACGAGTTTGTCGGCCATTGGAGGAATCAAAAATTCCTCGTCAATAATGTGCAATCCTGTAAAGCACAGAGATAACAGCAGAATAGGAGCGATGACTCGCTTGAGACTTACGCCGGAGGCCATAATCGCGGTAAGCTCGTTGTGCTTTGTCATTTTGCCCAGCGAAAATACCGAGGCCACGACCGTAATCATTCCTGCGAAATCACGAAAATACAAAAAGCTGTTCCTGCCGTAATATACCGCGATATTACCCAAAACCTGCGCAGTTGAAATTTCCGCGTTTTCTGTGAACTCGTCAACGTTGACAAAAAGGTCTATCATTATGCGGAGCCCCATCAGCACACAAAAGGAAATTAAATATCCTGTGAGAAAGTTCTTCGCGACATATTTATCAAGTATCTTCATTAACTAAAATCAAATATCAAAATGTAAAAATCAAAATTAAGGCAAGGCCTGTCGGCCTGACTATTTTATATTTAGCTCTTTAGTAATTTCCTGTAAAGCATAAGGGATATAATTGTCAGCAGCGCCAGGCCTGACCACATAAGTATAATACCCATATCGGCGCCGGCGGTCGAGTGCTGATTTTTTGTAATGTTTTTGCCCATCATAATAAAGATAAGCAGCGCGGCCGCGGGAATCGAACTGATGCCGAAAGCGGTGAGCAAATGGCCGCCGCGGAAACGAATGCCAAGCTCTGTGCCGATGAGAATCAGCGTTATGCAGCCGATGCCGAAGACAAGACGCGAATGAATTTCGGCCTTTATTTCAAGAAAGGTTACACTGGTCTTGCGGTTCATTTCCTTGATTAAGGCATCAAGTTTCGGCGAAGGCTTATCAAGAAATTTATGTTCGTTTGCCGTTGCCATTACATCTTCGCCGAGTTTTGCGGCAATTGCATCCGGCAGAGAAAGGTTTTTTGCAGAATAACGCGGCTTGATAAATTCCACGCCGCGATCAATCCATACGGCATTCGGGAAAATGAGAAGTATTTTTTTGCTGGGTCGCGTTTCAGTTTCGCTGGAAAGCTGAAGCACAATTTTTTCGCCGTGGAAATTCTTTTCCAGCTCGTCGGTGCTTTTGTTGTATTCGTAAAGCTCCGCTTTGCCGAGCAGTTCTATTGTTCCGTTCTTCTGGTTCAATACGCTTTGTTCCGCTTTGAAACGGATAACGACATTGTCGCTGCTCAACTGGTATGTCTGGCCTGCTTCCAGAGCGGAGTTTATTTCATTGTTCAGCAGTTCGATAGTCAACTGCTCATAAGCATTATATGCGCATTCTGCGATTGGCGGATATGTAATCGGCGAAAGCTTAATAGCGTTTATCTGCTCGATTTTTCTGAACTTGACGTCA
Protein-coding regions in this window:
- a CDS encoding LptF/LptG family permease translates to MVFILHRYIFRELFKIFILTSLALGVMMSLGSILRPIQEYGVGPRQVFDLLCYFLPVTMTFVLPVAALFATTLVYGRFAADNEFDACRSSGISPSMLFYPAIILAIIISIANLLLSFHVVPAYVQRAEAAVKADIKQILFRNIQRQGYYSMPGGRFRIYADAADLKNSALLGVIIVDDNPKREKKLITAEAATVNFESTPKKNEVKIFAKNAYQVDSLGGVFFKAVSILGEFGNLLSDDVKFRKIEQINAIKLSPITYPPIAECAYNAYEQLTIELLNNEINSALEAGQTYQLSSDNVVIRFKAEQSVLNQKNGTIELLGKAELYEYNKSTDELEKNFHGEKIVLQLSSETETRPSKKILLIFPNAVWIDRGVEFIKPRYSAKNLSLPDAIAAKLGEDVMATANEHKFLDKPSPKLDALIKEMNRKTSVTFLEIKAEIHSRLVFGIGCITLILIGTELGIRFRGGHLLTAFGISSIPAAALLIFIMMGKNITKNQHSTAGADMGIILMWSGLALLTIISLMLYRKLLKS